A single genomic interval of Chitinophaga sp. 180180018-3 harbors:
- a CDS encoding SDR family oxidoreductase, with the protein MSTVLLLGAGSDMAIAMARKFASEKYQLQLAGRQVSALMPLQKDLQVRYGVSATVHAFDATDFSSHAAFYASLPTPPDITICVFGYLGDQQKGQEHWEEAAAIINSNYTGAVSVLNIVAADYDKRKQGIIIGISSVAGERGRQSNYLYGSAKAGFTAYLSGLRNRLFRSGVHVMSVQPGFVNTRMTQHLSLPPLLTAQPEEVASAVFRAMLKKKNVLYVKWQWKYIMLIIKSIPEGIFKKLSL; encoded by the coding sequence ATGTCCACTGTACTACTATTAGGCGCAGGATCAGACATGGCAATAGCCATGGCCAGAAAGTTTGCGTCAGAAAAATACCAGCTCCAGCTGGCAGGCCGCCAGGTATCAGCGCTTATGCCGCTGCAAAAAGACCTGCAGGTACGCTACGGCGTATCTGCTACCGTACATGCCTTTGATGCAACGGATTTCAGCTCGCATGCCGCTTTTTACGCCAGTCTTCCCACTCCCCCCGATATTACCATTTGTGTATTCGGCTATCTTGGCGATCAGCAGAAAGGCCAGGAGCATTGGGAGGAGGCTGCTGCCATTATCAATAGCAACTATACCGGCGCTGTGTCTGTTCTGAATATCGTGGCAGCTGATTATGATAAACGAAAGCAGGGAATAATTATAGGAATTAGTTCAGTAGCTGGTGAAAGAGGTCGACAAAGTAATTATCTTTACGGAAGTGCAAAAGCTGGTTTTACAGCTTACCTAAGCGGACTAAGAAACAGACTTTTTCGTAGTGGCGTACACGTGATGAGCGTGCAGCCGGGCTTCGTGAATACAAGAATGACGCAGCACCTTTCCCTCCCGCCGTTGCTGACCGCGCAACCGGAGGAAGTGGCCAGCGCTGTATTCCGGGCTATGCTAAAGAAAAAGAATGTGCTTTATGTGAAGTGGCAATGGAAATATATAATGCTCATTATCAAATCCATACCTGAGGGTATTTTCAAAAAGCTTTCACTGTGA